One window from the genome of Echinicola vietnamensis DSM 17526 encodes:
- a CDS encoding IS4 family transposase, protein MAKEKQTGKGCKGFDRWTHLVSMLFCHFAKSTSVRDISNGLRSATGNLNHLGIAKAPSKSSISYQNKRRDSDLFRDLYYSLLGSLGQQAAVRRSKLRIKVSVYLLDGTVISLCLSVFDWATFRTKKGAVKMHTLLEYDGKLPVYVNITEGSLGDNKEAYDIPLEKGSVIVADRYYNDFPILNVWDQQRGVLRDQAQGKPCHQYRRRTGASRNNRPTCAQGRRNRTDQPTIQNQV, encoded by the coding sequence TTGGCCAAGGAAAAGCAAACCGGTAAGGGCTGCAAGGGATTTGACCGCTGGACGCATCTTGTCTCGATGTTGTTCTGCCATTTTGCCAAGAGCACCTCGGTAAGGGACATTTCCAACGGACTCCGGTCTGCTACCGGGAACCTTAACCATCTTGGTATTGCCAAAGCCCCCTCCAAATCAAGTATCAGCTATCAGAACAAACGAAGGGATTCGGACTTGTTCAGGGACCTTTACTATTCCCTACTGGGAAGTTTGGGACAGCAGGCAGCTGTCAGGAGGTCCAAACTCAGGATCAAGGTCTCCGTTTACCTGCTCGATGGCACGGTGATCAGCCTTTGTCTTTCGGTGTTTGACTGGGCTACTTTTCGTACCAAAAAGGGAGCTGTAAAGATGCACACCCTACTGGAATATGACGGGAAACTCCCTGTTTACGTGAACATTACCGAGGGGAGTTTAGGGGATAATAAAGAAGCTTACGACATTCCATTGGAAAAGGGCTCGGTGATCGTCGCCGACCGGTATTACAATGACTTCCCCATACTCAACGTCTGGGACCAGCAAAGGGGTGTTCTTCGTGATCAGGCACAAGGGAAACCTTGCCATCAGTACCGTCGAAGAACTGGAGCTTCCCGAAACAACCGCCCAACATGTGCTCAAGGACGAAGAAATCGAACTGACCAACCCACAATCCAAAACCAAGTATAA
- a CDS encoding helix-turn-helix transcriptional regulator, translated as MAPRELEILQLFTQGFSIDRTAELVHLSRHTIVSHRRKMMKKTGSKTILELLAFSQKHGLI; from the coding sequence TTGGCCCCAAGGGAACTTGAAATATTACAGCTGTTTACCCAGGGTTTTTCAATCGACAGGACAGCAGAGTTGGTTCATCTAAGCCGGCACACCATTGTTTCTCACAGAAGGAAAATGATGAAAAAGACAGGGAGCAAGACCATCCTGGAACTGCTCGCATTCTCGCAAAAGCATGGGTTGATCTGA